The DNA sequence TTCTGCATTCGCAGAATCTTAATGATAGCTTGTTCAAGAGCATTTGTGTCGAGTCTTTTTTGCAAACAAAGTTACATGTCTGTAttctttaaattcttattttatACATATGATAAGGTTGTATTCTTATTGTTTATTTAGATTTTGTCCGATTATTACATATTAATCTCAAGGTTTGCTAACTTCTGTTGAATATTTGGGGTTGTTTGACAGGTGGAACTCCAGTACTTGCATGACTATGCAGGGATCAGCACAAGCATTGGGTTGACTGCAAACCCCATTGTTAACTTTTCGGGTGTAGTTGGAAGCAATACTCTTGCCCTTGGAACTGACGTCGCCTTTGACACTGCTTCGGGGAACTTCACCAAATGCAATGCTGGCTTGAATTTCACTAATGCTGATCTCATTGCTTCTCTGGCCTTGTGagtgtttctattttcttctttcctacaTAACGAGGTAATGCAGAAGCAATGCACAATCCAGATTGTGTGGCTTGGATTAGTTTTGATTATATAGATTCAGATCTTGTATGTCGGGGGCAGTATAGTTctttaattaaagaaaatagTTTTAAGGTGGGATGGGCTTCTTCTTGAGCTATTGGTTAGGagtttttaaagtttaaaattcGATATTGCAATAGTTGTGGGTTGTTTGGTATTAGGAAAAATTGGTTAGCTGTCGTAAGTCCCTATCGAATATGAATTTGGGTTTCTTAAGTTCTATAAATATGTACTGCCCCGTGCCTACTCTGACCTTGAATTCTTTTGgttagttaccaaaaaaaaaaaaaaaaatgtatcccATGTTGGTTTTTATCTATTCTCAAGATGTGGTTTgaggattctctctctctctctctctctctctctccaacagtcttcctctccttttcttccaATCGATATCAGATACTAgataaaatattttcctttaaatcTTCTATTCAAAACCTATCGACAGAtttatcttctcttttcctcctaTCAAATGATAGTTCCATGTTCTAAAGAtttatcttctcttttcctcctaTCAAATGATAGTTCCATGTTCTAAAACATCTGATTGAACTTCTCTAGTTTACCACATGatctctatttatttattttttcttcttgaaagcTGGAAAGTATTCTTAACATTCTGTTGCTGCCTTCTTTCAATTATGATTGTTAGATTTGAGATAAAATTGATTAGTGCTGGGATCTGATTGGTAGACCTAGGGCAACACATCATCTGCATGGGTCTGCATCACGAGGTCTTCTTTACCTACGGTTGTCTTGCTTCTCTTGAAACCTCACACATCCTTAATTTACAATTTTGTGTAAGCATGGTTTTACACGATTTACTTTTTGCCCCATTCTTGGGTGTCACGACACTCTTTGAATTCTCCCTGGCCACCGAGGACTCAGATATTGCCTTAGTGGGCCCAGCCAGGATTGTGCAATGGATACTGTTGATCTTTACGGTTTTCCGTGTGTCAAGTCTTTCAGATTATAAAATGAATTAAGTTAGATATTTTGTCTCAAGTCTACAACAAATGATAAAACGAACTTGAGCCAATGATTTAGTAGGAGACACTGATCGATATGCATATTTTGACTTTGCTGTGTTCACTTTGTTGCTTTATCCAGGAATGATAAAGGTGACTCATTAACTGCTTCATATTACCATTCAGTGCGCCCCTTGACCAATACGGCTGTTGGTGCTGAGCTGACTCACAGCTTCTCAACAAATGAAAATACCTTGACATTGGGAACCCAGCATGCATTGGATCCATTGACTACACTGAAGGGTCGGGTCAACAACTATGGAAAGGCTAGTGCTCTTATCCAGCACGAGTGGCGACCGAAGTCCCTCTTCACCATTTCAGGAGAAGTGGACACCAGGGCCATTGAGAAGAGTGCAAAGGTTGGGCTGGCTTTATCTCTCAAGCCATAAACGATGGGGACATTTCATTTTAGGAGGGAAGTGGAGAGATGAAGATATAGGGGAGAAAGAAATGCTTTCATTCTGGTGTTGAAAGCAATAAGGTAAGCACATCAATGTTGTCAACTGATGTTCTGTCTTTATTTTCAATCATGGGTGAGGGAAAAATAATTGTAGCTGGTGTCATGGACCAACTTCATATCCTCTTACATTTTTCATCATCTCCCTGTTTTGAGAATACATACGGTCAAGAGCTCGAGCGGTGGTTTTACTTAGAATTTTACGTCAATTTTTAGATGCTGGTTTGTGTGCTTCTGCAAAATTTTGTTGGAATTTTAGAGAACTGGAAATGGTCTCTTGCCTGAAACAGGGTACTTATTTCTGTGTTGCTTGTGTTGTTTACTTGTGTATCCAATATCAACTGTGGAAGTCTTAGTAcccctttttttggggggggggggggggggggtggggttgtggGTGGGGGTTGGTTGATCTCATTCACCATATTCTATTTCTCGAATTTGCATGGTAGGGTTGAAGTTTCAAGTGGAATATGTTAATGCATAGATGGTTGAATTTTAGtttgaaatttctttttgaTGGTTAATTCAAACCTTTTTTCAGATCATTCATTAGTTCATCGGATGTAAATTTGTATGTAGATTTAGGCGTCAGCCTCCGATACTGGAGGGAAATTAcatatgctttttatttttatttttctatttttttgtttctaagaAATGCAAGAACAGGAATGTCTGAGGGGATCCCTGAAGTGTGTGTTGTTGTAGTATACAATTGTTTATATAGCATAATGTGATTGGTAGTAAGGGAGCCCTTGATAGATGGTTAGGCAGAGAATCCTTCAGAGATGGATGGCTTAACTTCAGGCGGCACGTTTTGCCAAAATCAACAATATAGGGAAACGGATGTGTATGACAAATAAATGggttatatgaaaataatatttttcaaaaattggtgAGATAAAATGTGGGTTATacgaaaataatatttttcaaaaatttgtgCAATCAAATGCGCATGGCAATGATACGATACATATATAATACGGTTGTTACACAATTGTTTTGTAAAAATCCAAGAGTAAAAGTATAggtttattttggtattaaaaatgaatcaaaattggttgtatataattaaattttaatatcTTATGTTTTCATGCACATCCAAATCTAATTTAGCTTTTGAACTGGGGatcattttataattttgtttgttttacatctaatattaattatgtttaataaTGTCTATCATAGTCAATGTTAATGGGTGATCTATCAACTACTTTTTATCATAGTAAATAATTATGATAAATAATgtcatatatttattaaaataataataataatagcatgtggataattagttaacaaattaaaatatcatcattgatattatcttatcaaacaagaaaatcacAACAAACTCCTATTGATACGATCCATATTCTAAAATTGGAATCGAATCATGTTTAGGTTCATtcatatattcatatatttaatctTAATAACCAACGGTAGATTCGTAATTAAAATAAGATTTTAGATTGGGtggtaaaattataattaagtagaTTTT is a window from the Macadamia integrifolia cultivar HAES 741 chromosome 5, SCU_Mint_v3, whole genome shotgun sequence genome containing:
- the LOC122079745 gene encoding mitochondrial outer membrane protein porin of 36 kDa, with protein sequence MGKGPGLYTDIGKKTRDLLYRDYQSDHKFTITTYTSNGVALTSTGVKKGDRFLADITTQIKNKNITTDIKVDTNSNLLTTITVDEPAPGLKTIFSFIVPDQRSGKVELQYLHDYAGISTSIGLTANPIVNFSGVVGSNTLALGTDVAFDTASGNFTKCNAGLNFTNADLIASLALNDKGDSLTASYYHSVRPLTNTAVGAELTHSFSTNENTLTLGTQHALDPLTTLKGRVNNYGKASALIQHEWRPKSLFTISGEVDTRAIEKSAKVGLALSLKP